From Deltaproteobacteria bacterium:
CCCAAAAGGAGTTGGATAGGTTGAGCGTACAACAGAGGAAGGGTGCCAAGACCAAAGAGGACCTCTTCGTACCTAAAGAGGAAGAAGAGGAGAAAAGGCCCCATCACTTCAAGAGCATGGCGGAATATCTGGAATACTTGAAGGAAAAGGGGAGGTGAAGGCCTACTTGATCCTATATTCCAGGTTTATCATATCACCTCTGGTAAACCCACTGGCCCTGAAAAAGCACATCAGATCCCAGTCCTCCCATCCGACCAAAGTATAGATATTTTCTACCCCATCTTTTTTAAACTTTTCCAAGATCGCCTTGAATAAGAGGGTAGCCACCCCCCTCTTTTGATAATCTGGGTCGACCCCTATGGTGTCTATCCAGCCGATGGTATTAGGGACCCCAAACTCCCAGCCGCTGACTGTCCCCATAATGAATCCCACCACTCTTCCATCAAGCTCGGCCACCAGGGACTTAGAAGGATGTTTGTTCCCCATCTCCTCAATCTTCTGGCGCCAATAAGAAGGTCGCCTCGTCCCCAATACCCTATAGTCTATTTCCACTATGGCATCTAGGTCATCTAATTTGAGTCTCCTGGTCGTTATCTTTTGCAATAAATCACCGTTCATCGCTTTTATCCTCCGTCACACAGAAACATTGATAAAAAATTCACTAACACAATAGAAAGATTATGTCAACAGTAGATTTATTTGCCCTTTTTACCATTGTTAGAAAATTTATAAGGAGACGATGAGGGTGTCTCTTCGGTCCAACCCCAAAGAGTTATTGATTTGTGCGCTTTATTTCTTTAAACTACATTCCCAAAAATCTATAATGAGGGATTCCATGGAGATAGCGAGGTTTCTACACAAAGAGAGGGAGCGGTTTGGGGTTGTGAAAGGTGACGAGATCAAGGTGGCAGAAGGGGACATCTTTAGGGGATTCAAGCTCACCCGACAGGTTTGCTCCTTAAAAGAGGTCAAGCTCTTGCCTCCTACCCATCCCTCCAAGATCGTGGCCTTGGGATTGAATTATAGGGACCACGCCGAAGAGGTCGGGCTGAAGTTGCCCGATGAACCCCTCATCTTTTTAAAACCGAGCTCCGCTGTCATCGGTCATCTGGATCATATCATCTACCCTCCTA
This genomic window contains:
- a CDS encoding GNAT family N-acetyltransferase — protein: MNGDLLQKITTRRLKLDDLDAIVEIDYRVLGTRRPSYWRQKIEEMGNKHPSKSLVAELDGRVVGFIMGTVSGWEFGVPNTIGWIDTIGVDPDYQKRGVATLLFKAILEKFKKDGVENIYTLVGWEDWDLMCFFRASGFTRGDMINLEYRIK